A single region of the Vibrio cyclitrophicus genome encodes:
- a CDS encoding amino acid adenylation domain-containing protein: MSVDDEQILDSVTAWNPLSYSQQRLWLFQQLQPMSLAYNLGGLLWFEGNGVTVEKIQHSLNEMVSAFPSLRSQFAEVEGKAVQRVMPFSPVEHDYIDMRGDSNTVEFINQDARQRWLQPFNLLEGNLARCCIYQVSEHRFAVLLSTHHIVTDAWSFQIKIKMLVNSVAGKTYNGKEVQSYLDYAAEQASAETSDLYKQQKAAWVENQFIGEESLSISNLNDQSQDTYGARHELVSLSNETNESIKKLSSELGATKFEILASAMMLTLRQYYSNVHPSICVPALNRNAKNRRTVGFYVNSAVMGYRIDAEMTLSQLVNTTHASMKASLAYESTPLEALVGDLPLPTTALNFRNHGGKFSLNTNGVSAEFEEFPVLETPFELVLDVINKGDTPLRFVYAKEKFTRPFITKFIDSFKVNLTTIAQSPDAAVASVNAISSKDMRLIDQHGSGEHEWHYRPFTDLVTEQAVKCPNSIALKHQNESMSYLELETRSNQLAHSILSQKTTSKSPIGVMMERGVDMIVSMIAVLKAGAPFLPLDPDYPTERLNFMLEDSGAELLLTHSKSRSRCTDVLNGSDGITQFCVESTELSGLPSDNSFKRPLAEELAYIIYTSGSTGKPKGVTISHEGLSMHVQTIGQRYGMSEDDVELHFASISFDGAVERWTVPLAFGSRLVIRDQELWTAEKTCDVLQQEKVTIACFPPSYVGPLLDWIEATKPTLALRSITLGGEAFTRETFERIQDVLAPPRVINGYGPTETVITPMIWEAYAQDSMESAYAPIGTPVGDRKLYVLDSELSQVPFGCSGELYIGSEVGLAEGYLKQPNLTAERFVPDPFSNNGERMYRTGDLVQWRDDGIMEYLGRVDQQVKIRGFRVELGEIESQLQALSGAEFCAVVDHESPTGKKLVGYVQLSEGQQSETQANEAELNDVLSQSTHRNEEVRWIEQLGQTLPDYMVPACIIVQNKLPLTPAGKVDRKQLFAPDWAELHNEQGEIENERQQVLADIWCDLLKVKSVGANSQFFALGGDSITALQLVGKLRQQGLMLSPKQVFDFPKLSDMADNLTETKLVKAEQIKLQGEVALLPIQQRYIDHFDLSRCNQFIQFNWHYPVDVERLTASFKGLVEHHDALRLRFAHSSDSSLKATANYQDNAEFAIHSFEDEINLEQVQASIDLTHGVIGAVGIRSLNKHDELGQQSEILIAIHHLVVDALSWPVIIEDLAKLYSAHQEAYDTQDTVQKASPELSLSQKTHHQGNWGYTLSTLTISEDQKAYWAEQTKSPLYPTTRGKPIAMQWHTPLSKINALNKAGQEFARLTLEQIAFIVSALTVSSLNQGKALTIHRESHGRYTEDSGIDLSRTVGWYTSLYPQVVPALDSLEEWVKSLKDNSSADELGGVTFHAGVMQNLWPHVGDMDVLFNYLGNLTQQINDVVEVTNTGLWRDESNAADAAIVINASVHTEHLTWDVELDSHSFKQVEVEALHAVFDSSIERLHELFIEANPVLTSNDVPLVELTQTQLNQLCAGASSSSSLPRTILPLSTLQQGLYFHAKLSESDSTYVNQITLPLNNVDVTKMIDAWQGVMNRHQMLRSTLFSFDGGAYLAEWPELSLDYTILDVRKRSQFDLDSYKQKTIEQGFALEQFVDHAKVKPLWRVDFVQTHDDQVQCIFTIHHILMDGWSTGVLLSDLFALYKGHTVAPVKGEFADYLSWIQNQDSQQSNQYWQRYLQNMESPTRLVESFGKPNAEVTDSNVSSFHRYNDDYSSETISEWLPKLKQAGVTLNTLTQAAWLLTLNRFTGQESPVFGNTVAGRPTELAHSDSMVGLFINTLPISHRIDLSKSVSEWMLEIQTSSSEQREFSYSSLSDIQAQTGWSGENLFDTLVVFENYPLDEALLNSEGNGEFSIGEPESYEFTHYPLTLAILPSESLRIVFAYDESKFTPQQIEALCTTNRHYLTQLVQHLTERLGRLSELAPEQVSELSSFDREPEAWTFEPFTDLVAKQMLLRPDSEALVSNVEVDNGQQRQRLTYQQMVEQSDAIASRLITEGVERDDIVGVLFERDCNMLVVMMGVMKAGAAFLPLDPSYPQERLDFMVKDSGARVLVHDLLSESLANRIKNQAKAIGYSSFDLTETLSQKPTILPDQLAYMIYTSGSTGKPKGVCVSQQGLSMHVQTIGQRYGMTANDVELHFASISFDGAIERWTVPLAFGSRLVIRDQSLWSAQQTCDVLTREQITIACFPPSYVLPLLEWIEGCSPELYVRSWTLGGEAFTRDTYFQLQRVLKPKRIINGYGPTETVVTPMIWEAYPETELESAYAPIGKAVGNRTLYVLDSALNRVPAGVSGELYIGEEVGLARGYFERPDLTSERFIPDPFSSNGERMYRTGDVVKWRSDGVMEYLGRSDEQVKIRGFRVELGEIESRLQKITGSEQCAVIACDSPSGKQLVAYIQSDNELSNDQALKDLARDLPDYMVPSQVVKMDKIPLTPASKVDKKRLPMPNWQEEASSEYIAPIGEMELALANQWQVLFSKEKISREDDFFALGGQSLLATQLVGRLNQQDNIRLPLQAVFDTPLLKDLAAECVLSDAQSRREMAVIERVSRLPYMPASAVQKRLWFVQQLLPTSAAYHMPLGLKFNGDVNVTVLERAINILIARHEILRTNFSQVEGELMQSIHAERDISLGLHEHFASDEHRLSAYQDLIAKPFDFSEGPLIRFDWIIGKPETSANVKQGELLIVAHHIICDGISMQQLLSELADCYVSMIVSGEERKGQGLRTPEITNDLQYADYANWQKQWLESEEASEQKAWWLNALKYDIEPLILHSDVSREQADTRGNRLHFELTSEQVSNITALAVSHNTTPFNVMLTLWHLLMHKYSGQEQVRVGVPVAGRTQIETQTMQGCFINSLVIPAQFNGELSFSGLLNQVKSFTEQALQRQGFPFEMLVESLGITGNLRYHPVFQTSFNFQSFDEQSLFDWQGLDVEPFDPGVVNAQLEIGMDIQQMSESKWLGFVSYVSPIFTQDFAQALLDHWLLLLDRAATNSDKLVSQLHLIDENATQQSRAFNNTSLDWGSFVTPSQAVQQQAEKTPDAVALSMQGKTLTYKQFDERVNQLANWLRERGVTSETRVGLGLERSFDLVVGLHAITRAGGAYVPLDPSYPAERLQYILQSANIDLLLTDSSSMHLWPESEGCEYLDVSQLDTSAQSSMPPLVHWHPEQALYVIFTSGSTGLPKGVVNTQAALQNRLNWMQQEYALNESDCVLQKTPFSFDVSVWEFFWPLMTGARLAIAPPDAHRQSSFLSEVIQQEQVTTLHFVPSMLNAFSVETDISDCVSLKRIICSGEALPADLVDQVLNNAPVQVHNLYGPTEAAIDVTYWPCELPASKRIPIGYAISNTQLHVLDDNWNPVPIGVPGELYLAGVGLAREYLARPDLTADRFVPNPFRASGSRMYRTGDQVIQLADGRLEYLGRLDNQVKIRGLRIELEEIENVINQLEWVEESAVIAFKHQTGDQLVGYVIDSNWDQDKQDLVNKHLSEHLPDYMVPSILVGLSEMPLSPNGKRDRKALPAPEWQSIEYRAPETELELWFASNWEEVLEVPQVGLNDNFFALGGHSLLATRVVAKAHQELGLEVVLKDFFEANNLQALTDSLQAQYQTQNEHQQDEFDAMAALMDELELL; encoded by the coding sequence ATGTCAGTGGATGATGAACAAATTTTGGATTCCGTAACCGCTTGGAACCCGCTCTCATACTCTCAACAACGTTTGTGGTTATTCCAACAATTACAACCGATGAGCTTAGCCTATAACCTGGGTGGCTTACTTTGGTTTGAAGGTAACGGTGTTACTGTTGAGAAAATCCAACACTCATTAAATGAAATGGTCTCGGCATTTCCTTCGTTACGTAGTCAGTTTGCTGAAGTTGAGGGAAAAGCCGTTCAACGAGTGATGCCTTTTAGTCCTGTTGAACATGATTATATCGACATGCGGGGTGATTCGAATACCGTCGAGTTTATCAATCAGGATGCTCGACAACGTTGGCTACAACCGTTCAATTTATTGGAAGGTAATCTTGCTCGCTGTTGTATTTATCAAGTCAGTGAGCATCGCTTCGCTGTGTTGCTTTCGACTCACCACATCGTCACTGATGCTTGGTCATTTCAAATCAAAATTAAGATGCTGGTTAATTCGGTTGCAGGCAAAACCTACAATGGGAAAGAGGTTCAAAGTTATCTTGATTACGCAGCAGAGCAGGCCAGTGCAGAAACGTCTGATCTCTATAAACAACAGAAAGCGGCGTGGGTAGAGAATCAGTTTATCGGTGAAGAGTCGCTCTCGATATCAAATCTTAACGACCAATCGCAAGATACTTATGGTGCGAGGCATGAGCTTGTTAGCTTGTCTAACGAAACCAATGAATCAATCAAAAAGTTAAGCAGTGAGTTAGGCGCGACCAAATTTGAGATTTTGGCATCGGCAATGATGTTAACGCTGCGCCAGTACTATTCTAATGTTCATCCTTCAATTTGTGTTCCCGCCCTAAACCGAAATGCCAAGAATCGCAGAACGGTCGGTTTTTATGTGAATAGTGCGGTGATGGGTTACCGCATTGACGCAGAAATGACGTTGTCTCAGTTAGTCAATACCACTCATGCTTCAATGAAAGCGTCGTTAGCCTACGAAAGTACACCATTAGAAGCGCTAGTCGGCGACTTACCACTTCCTACAACGGCACTGAACTTCCGGAATCATGGCGGTAAATTCTCACTTAACACCAACGGAGTTTCGGCCGAGTTTGAAGAATTCCCAGTATTAGAAACACCGTTTGAATTGGTGTTGGACGTTATTAATAAAGGCGATACACCGTTAAGGTTTGTCTATGCAAAAGAGAAGTTCACTCGTCCGTTTATCACCAAATTCATCGATAGCTTTAAAGTAAACTTAACGACTATTGCTCAATCACCAGATGCAGCTGTAGCGTCGGTAAATGCAATCTCAAGCAAGGACATGAGGTTAATAGACCAACATGGTTCGGGTGAGCATGAATGGCATTATCGACCGTTTACTGATTTGGTGACGGAGCAAGCCGTTAAGTGTCCGAACAGCATTGCGTTAAAACACCAAAACGAGTCAATGAGCTATCTAGAGTTGGAGACTCGTTCAAACCAGTTGGCGCATTCGATTTTGTCTCAAAAGACCACTTCAAAATCACCGATTGGTGTGATGATGGAGCGTGGCGTCGACATGATCGTTTCAATGATTGCCGTTCTGAAAGCGGGTGCGCCTTTCTTACCCTTAGACCCAGATTACCCAACCGAACGATTGAATTTTATGTTGGAAGACAGTGGTGCTGAGCTACTCCTGACTCATTCTAAATCTAGGTCTAGATGCACTGATGTATTAAATGGTAGTGATGGTATTACTCAGTTCTGTGTTGAGAGTACAGAGCTTTCAGGTTTACCTTCAGATAATTCTTTTAAACGTCCGTTGGCCGAAGAACTGGCCTATATCATCTATACCTCTGGTTCAACGGGAAAGCCAAAAGGCGTCACCATATCTCATGAAGGTTTGAGCATGCATGTTCAGACGATTGGTCAGCGATATGGGATGAGTGAAGATGACGTTGAACTGCACTTTGCATCGATTAGTTTTGATGGTGCGGTTGAACGTTGGACTGTGCCATTAGCCTTTGGCTCTCGCTTGGTAATTCGTGATCAAGAGTTATGGACTGCGGAAAAGACCTGCGATGTACTGCAACAAGAAAAAGTGACCATCGCTTGTTTTCCTCCAAGCTATGTCGGCCCTTTACTCGACTGGATTGAAGCGACAAAACCGACATTGGCACTGCGATCCATTACCTTGGGTGGTGAAGCGTTCACACGTGAGACCTTTGAACGAATCCAAGACGTGTTAGCGCCACCAAGAGTCATTAACGGTTATGGTCCAACAGAAACGGTAATCACGCCGATGATTTGGGAAGCGTATGCACAAGATTCAATGGAGAGCGCATACGCGCCGATTGGAACTCCAGTCGGTGACAGAAAGCTGTATGTACTTGATTCTGAGTTAAGCCAAGTGCCATTTGGCTGCAGTGGTGAGTTGTACATTGGTTCTGAAGTGGGTTTAGCTGAAGGTTATTTGAAACAGCCTAATTTAACTGCTGAACGTTTTGTTCCTGATCCATTTTCTAATAATGGCGAAAGGATGTATCGAACGGGTGACCTCGTTCAGTGGCGCGATGATGGCATCATGGAGTACCTAGGTCGGGTAGACCAACAGGTAAAAATTCGTGGGTTCCGTGTCGAACTAGGGGAGATCGAATCCCAACTTCAGGCGCTTTCAGGCGCGGAGTTCTGTGCTGTTGTCGATCATGAATCTCCCACGGGTAAAAAGCTTGTCGGTTATGTTCAGCTAAGTGAAGGACAACAAAGCGAGACTCAAGCAAATGAGGCCGAACTAAACGATGTTTTATCGCAAAGTACTCATAGAAATGAAGAAGTTCGATGGATTGAGCAATTAGGGCAAACACTGCCTGATTACATGGTACCTGCCTGTATCATTGTGCAAAACAAGTTGCCTCTGACACCTGCAGGCAAGGTCGATAGAAAGCAATTGTTTGCTCCAGACTGGGCTGAACTTCACAACGAACAAGGTGAAATTGAGAACGAGCGACAACAAGTTCTCGCTGATATTTGGTGTGATCTACTTAAAGTGAAGAGTGTTGGAGCGAATAGCCAATTCTTTGCGCTAGGTGGTGACTCGATTACGGCTCTTCAACTAGTCGGAAAGTTGCGTCAACAAGGTTTGATGTTATCGCCAAAACAAGTTTTCGATTTTCCGAAGTTAAGTGATATGGCGGACAATCTAACCGAAACCAAGCTGGTGAAAGCTGAACAGATTAAGCTTCAAGGCGAAGTCGCACTGTTACCCATTCAGCAAAGATACATCGACCATTTTGATCTGAGTCGTTGTAATCAGTTCATTCAGTTTAATTGGCACTACCCAGTAGATGTTGAACGATTGACTGCTTCATTCAAAGGTCTTGTTGAACACCACGACGCATTGAGACTGCGCTTTGCTCATTCGTCGGACTCTTCATTAAAAGCGACGGCAAATTATCAAGACAATGCCGAGTTTGCTATTCATTCATTTGAAGACGAGATAAACCTTGAACAAGTTCAGGCGAGCATAGATCTAACTCATGGTGTTATAGGTGCTGTCGGAATTCGTAGCCTGAACAAACACGATGAACTTGGTCAGCAAAGCGAGATTTTAATTGCGATTCACCATCTCGTTGTAGACGCACTTTCGTGGCCAGTGATTATTGAAGACCTCGCTAAGCTTTATAGTGCACATCAAGAAGCTTATGACACTCAAGATACGGTTCAAAAAGCATCACCTGAACTCTCATTGAGTCAAAAGACTCATCATCAAGGTAATTGGGGCTATACCTTAAGTACATTGACGATATCTGAAGATCAAAAAGCGTACTGGGCAGAGCAAACGAAATCACCGCTTTATCCTACAACACGTGGAAAGCCTATTGCGATGCAATGGCATACTCCTTTATCAAAAATCAATGCTCTAAATAAAGCTGGCCAAGAATTTGCTCGCCTCACTCTGGAACAAATTGCATTCATTGTGAGTGCTTTAACGGTCAGTTCGTTAAACCAAGGAAAGGCGTTAACCATTCATCGTGAATCTCACGGTCGCTATACCGAGGACTCTGGGATTGATTTAAGTCGAACTGTCGGGTGGTACACATCATTATATCCGCAAGTCGTTCCTGCTCTTGATTCGTTGGAAGAGTGGGTGAAATCCCTCAAAGATAATTCTAGTGCAGACGAGTTAGGCGGCGTAACGTTCCATGCTGGTGTTATGCAAAATCTTTGGCCTCATGTTGGTGATATGGATGTGCTGTTTAACTATCTAGGCAATCTTACTCAACAGATTAATGACGTGGTTGAGGTAACAAATACGGGTTTATGGCGAGATGAATCAAACGCTGCAGATGCGGCGATTGTTATCAATGCTTCTGTGCACACTGAGCACTTAACATGGGATGTTGAGTTGGATAGCCACAGTTTCAAACAAGTTGAAGTTGAGGCACTACATGCGGTATTTGATAGCAGCATCGAACGTTTACATGAATTGTTTATTGAAGCCAATCCGGTATTAACCAGCAACGATGTACCGCTGGTTGAGTTGACTCAAACCCAATTAAATCAACTTTGTGCTGGTGCAAGTTCATCAAGCTCATTACCTCGAACAATTTTACCGTTATCAACCTTACAACAAGGTTTATATTTCCATGCGAAGCTCTCTGAAAGTGATAGCACGTACGTTAACCAGATAACGTTGCCTTTAAACAACGTTGATGTGACCAAGATGATTGATGCTTGGCAAGGTGTGATGAATAGACATCAAATGCTGCGTTCTACATTGTTCTCATTTGATGGTGGGGCTTACCTTGCCGAATGGCCAGAACTTAGTCTGGATTACACGATATTGGATGTTCGAAAGCGTAGCCAATTTGACCTTGACTCCTACAAGCAGAAAACGATTGAGCAAGGCTTTGCGTTAGAGCAGTTTGTTGACCATGCAAAAGTAAAACCTTTGTGGCGCGTCGATTTCGTTCAAACTCATGATGATCAAGTGCAATGTATATTTACGATCCACCACATTCTAATGGATGGTTGGAGTACGGGCGTACTACTCAGCGATCTGTTTGCCTTGTATAAAGGTCATACTGTTGCACCAGTCAAAGGAGAGTTTGCAGACTATTTATCTTGGATACAGAATCAAGATAGTCAGCAGTCTAATCAGTATTGGCAGCGCTACCTTCAAAACATGGAATCACCAACACGTTTGGTTGAATCTTTTGGAAAACCGAATGCCGAGGTCACTGATTCTAATGTATCGAGTTTCCATCGTTACAATGACGACTATTCATCTGAGACCATCAGCGAATGGTTACCTAAGCTAAAACAAGCGGGTGTGACGCTTAACACGTTAACTCAAGCAGCTTGGCTACTGACATTGAACCGCTTCACCGGGCAAGAGAGCCCAGTTTTTGGTAATACGGTAGCGGGGCGTCCGACAGAGTTGGCTCACAGTGATTCGATGGTGGGTCTGTTTATCAATACGTTGCCTATCTCTCATCGAATCGATCTTTCTAAATCTGTATCTGAATGGATGTTAGAGATTCAAACATCATCCAGTGAGCAGCGTGAGTTCAGTTATTCTTCTCTGTCAGATATCCAAGCACAAACTGGGTGGTCTGGTGAAAACCTATTCGACACCTTAGTGGTTTTTGAAAACTACCCATTGGATGAAGCACTTCTAAATAGTGAAGGGAACGGTGAATTTAGCATTGGTGAGCCAGAAAGTTATGAGTTTACCCATTACCCGTTAACCTTGGCTATTTTGCCGAGCGAGTCGCTTCGCATCGTTTTTGCTTACGACGAGAGTAAGTTTACACCCCAACAAATAGAAGCTCTGTGTACAACTAATCGACACTATTTAACTCAACTGGTTCAACACTTAACGGAACGCTTAGGGCGATTGTCTGAATTGGCTCCAGAGCAAGTGAGTGAGCTTAGTTCATTTGACCGTGAACCAGAGGCTTGGACATTTGAACCGTTTACCGACTTAGTGGCAAAGCAGATGTTACTGCGTCCTGATAGTGAAGCGCTAGTATCGAACGTTGAGGTTGATAATGGACAACAAAGACAGCGTTTAACTTATCAACAAATGGTTGAACAGAGTGATGCGATAGCTTCGAGGCTCATTACTGAAGGTGTTGAACGCGATGATATTGTTGGTGTGCTCTTTGAGCGTGACTGCAATATGCTGGTGGTAATGATGGGTGTCATGAAAGCGGGTGCGGCTTTCTTGCCACTAGACCCTTCATATCCCCAAGAGCGCTTAGACTTTATGGTCAAAGATAGCGGGGCACGTGTTTTGGTTCATGATTTACTAAGTGAATCGTTAGCGAATCGTATTAAGAACCAAGCTAAAGCTATCGGCTATAGCTCGTTTGATTTAACTGAAACCCTCAGTCAAAAGCCTACGATATTACCTGACCAACTGGCATACATGATCTACACATCGGGTTCGACTGGCAAGCCGAAAGGGGTTTGTGTGTCGCAACAAGGATTGAGCATGCATGTCCAAACCATCGGGCAGCGATACGGCATGACGGCAAACGATGTAGAGCTACACTTTGCGTCAATCAGCTTTGATGGCGCCATTGAACGTTGGACTGTGCCATTGGCATTCGGTTCACGCTTAGTTATTCGAGACCAATCATTGTGGAGCGCTCAACAAACCTGCGATGTATTAACACGTGAACAGATCACTATTGCGTGTTTCCCTCCAAGTTATGTGTTGCCATTGTTAGAGTGGATTGAAGGCTGTAGCCCCGAACTCTATGTGCGCTCGTGGACATTAGGTGGCGAAGCCTTCACTCGTGATACCTATTTCCAATTGCAACGCGTTCTAAAACCTAAGCGAATCATTAATGGTTACGGGCCAACCGAAACCGTTGTCACGCCAATGATTTGGGAGGCGTATCCAGAAACTGAATTAGAAAGTGCTTACGCACCTATCGGGAAAGCCGTCGGAAATCGAACTTTATACGTGCTGGATTCGGCATTAAACCGGGTTCCTGCCGGTGTTTCTGGAGAGCTCTATATAGGGGAAGAAGTTGGGCTCGCAAGAGGTTACTTTGAACGTCCTGATCTAACATCTGAACGTTTTATTCCTGATCCATTCTCAAGTAATGGTGAGCGAATGTATCGAACCGGAGATGTGGTGAAATGGCGTTCAGATGGCGTTATGGAGTATCTCGGTCGTAGTGACGAACAGGTCAAGATTCGAGGGTTTAGAGTTGAGCTTGGTGAAATAGAATCTCGCCTACAAAAGATCACCGGTTCGGAGCAGTGTGCGGTCATTGCTTGTGACAGCCCATCAGGTAAACAGCTGGTGGCATATATTCAAAGCGATAACGAACTATCTAATGATCAAGCTCTGAAAGATCTTGCCAGAGATCTTCCTGATTACATGGTGCCTAGCCAAGTTGTCAAAATGGATAAGATTCCTTTAACTCCAGCAAGTAAAGTCGATAAAAAGCGCCTACCAATGCCAAACTGGCAAGAGGAAGCTAGCTCAGAGTATATAGCGCCAATTGGGGAGATGGAGTTAGCGTTAGCAAATCAATGGCAAGTGCTATTTAGCAAAGAGAAGATAAGCCGTGAGGATGACTTCTTTGCTTTGGGCGGTCAATCGCTATTGGCGACCCAACTTGTAGGAAGGCTGAACCAACAAGACAACATCAGGCTGCCGTTACAGGCGGTGTTTGATACGCCATTGCTTAAAGACCTTGCTGCTGAATGTGTGTTGTCAGACGCTCAGAGTCGAAGAGAAATGGCTGTCATCGAGCGCGTGTCACGACTGCCATACATGCCGGCTTCTGCTGTACAAAAACGATTGTGGTTCGTTCAACAACTGCTACCAACCAGTGCCGCTTACCACATGCCTTTAGGACTTAAATTTAATGGGGATGTGAACGTTACGGTTCTTGAGCGAGCAATCAATATTCTGATTGCTCGTCATGAAATCTTGAGGACGAACTTTAGCCAGGTTGAAGGTGAGCTGATGCAGTCTATTCATGCTGAGCGAGATATTTCTCTTGGTCTTCATGAGCACTTTGCATCCGATGAACACAGGTTGTCTGCTTACCAAGATCTGATTGCTAAACCGTTTGATTTTTCTGAAGGGCCGTTGATTCGATTTGATTGGATAATCGGTAAACCTGAGACATCAGCGAATGTTAAACAGGGCGAATTGCTTATTGTCGCGCACCATATTATTTGTGATGGAATCTCCATGCAGCAACTGCTTTCAGAATTGGCTGATTGCTATGTATCCATGATCGTAAGTGGAGAGGAAAGGAAAGGACAGGGGCTACGAACACCTGAAATTACGAATGATTTACAGTACGCAGACTATGCGAATTGGCAAAAGCAGTGGCTTGAATCTGAAGAAGCATCCGAACAAAAAGCATGGTGGTTGAATGCGCTGAAATATGACATTGAACCACTGATATTGCACAGTGACGTGTCGAGAGAACAAGCGGATACGCGAGGTAACCGACTCCACTTTGAACTGACAAGTGAGCAAGTTTCCAATATCACTGCATTAGCTGTATCGCATAACACGACTCCTTTTAATGTCATGCTGACGTTGTGGCACTTGCTGATGCACAAGTATTCCGGCCAAGAGCAAGTACGTGTTGGTGTGCCAGTTGCGGGTCGAACGCAGATTGAAACACAGACGATGCAAGGCTGCTTCATTAACAGTTTGGTTATTCCGGCTCAATTTAATGGTGAGTTGTCTTTCTCTGGTTTACTGAATCAAGTGAAGTCATTCACTGAACAGGCACTACAGCGACAAGGCTTCCCATTTGAAATGTTGGTTGAATCACTTGGGATCACCGGAAATCTGCGGTACCACCCAGTGTTCCAAACCAGTTTCAACTTCCAGAGCTTTGATGAGCAATCCTTGTTCGATTGGCAAGGACTCGATGTCGAGCCATTTGATCCGGGTGTTGTGAATGCTCAGCTCGAAATCGGTATGGATATCCAACAGATGTCTGAAAGTAAGTGGCTTGGTTTCGTAAGCTATGTATCACCGATTTTCACACAAGATTTCGCACAAGCGTTGCTTGATCATTGGCTATTGCTTTTAGATCGGGCAGCTACAAACAGTGATAAGTTAGTTAGCCAACTTCATTTGATCGATGAGAATGCAACACAGCAAAGTCGAGCGTTCAATAACACCTCCCTTGATTGGGGGAGCTTCGTGACGCCGTCACAAGCAGTTCAACAGCAAGCTGAAAAAACGCCAGATGCCGTCGCCTTATCTATGCAAGGAAAAACCCTTACATACAAACAATTTGATGAGCGTGTTAACCAACTCGCTAACTGGCTACGTGAGAGAGGGGTTACTAGTGAAACGCGTGTTGGTTTAGGGCTAGAGCGTTCGTTTGACTTAGTGGTTGGTTTACATGCTATCACTCGTGCCGGTGGTGCTTATGTGCCATTGGACCCAAGTTATCCGGCAGAACGACTTCAGTATATATTGCAGTCGGCGAATATAGACTTGCTGCTTACGGATTCAAGCTCAATGCACTTGTGGCCAGAAAGCGAGGGCTGCGAATATCTCGATGTAAGCCAGTTAGATACGTCAGCGCAGTCATCAATGCCACCATTAGTTCACTGGCATCCAGAGCAGGCGTTGTATGTGATCTTTACTTCTGGTTCAACGGGTTTACCAAAAGGAGTGGTGAACACCCAAGCCGCATTACAAAACCGTTTGAATTGGATGCAGCAAGAATATGCACTCAATGAATCCGATTGTGTGTTGCAGAAAACGCCATTTAGTTTTGATGTTTCGGTATGGGAGTTTTTCTGGCCATTGATGACTGGCGCACGCCTAGCGATCGCGCCGCCTGACGCTCATCGCCAATCAAGTTTCCTATCCGAAGTCATTCAACAAGAACAGGTCACAACACTCCACTTTGTGCCGTCGATGTTGAACGCATTCTCGGTAGAAACAGACATATCAGACTGTGTGTCTTTAAAGCGCATTATCTGTAGTGGTGAAGCACTACCTGCCGACCTTGTTGATCAAGTGCTTAATAACGCTCCTGTTCAAGTGCATAACCTATACGGACCTACTGAAGCGGCGATCGATGTGACGTATTGGCCGTGTGAGTTACCCGCGTCTAAGCGTATCCCGATAGGTTATGCAATCAGCAATACTCAGCTACATGTACTTGATGACAACTGGAACCCTGTACCGATTGGTGTTCCTGGTGAATTGTATTTGGCGGGTGTTGGATTAGCGCGTGAATATCTAGCTCGCCCTGACCTTACCGCAGACCGATTTGTACCCAATCCGTTTAGAGCGTCAGGAAGCCGAATGTACCGAACGGGAGATCAGGTTATTCAACTTGCTGATGGTCGATTGGAATATTTGGGTCGTTTGGATAACCAAGTCAAAATTCGCGGTTTGCGCATTGAGTTAGAAGAAATCGAAAATGTGATTAATCAACTCGAATGGGTAGAAGAGTCTGCTGTGATTGCGTTTAAGCATCAAACTGGCGACCAATTGGTTGGCTATGTCATCGACTCCAATTGGGATCAAGACAAACAAGATCTTGTAAACAAACACCTTTCTGAACATCTCCCTGACTACATGGTGCCAAGTATATTGGTTGGGTTGAGTGAGATGCCACTTTCTCCAAACGGTAAGCGTGACAGAAAGGCTCTGCCGGCTCCGGAATGGCAGTCAATCGAATACCGCGCTCCCGAAACGGAGTTGGAATTGTGGTTTGCGAGTAATTGGGAAGAGGTTCTAGAAGTCCCTCAAGTGGGCTTAAACGACAACTTCTTTGCTCTGGGTGGTCATTCACTATTAGCAACTCGAGTGGTCGCTAAGGCACATCAAGAGCTTGGTTTAGAGGTGGTACTGAAAGACTTTTTCGAGGCCAATAACCTGCAGGCGTTAACGGATAGCTTGCAAGCTCAATATCAAACACAAAATGAACATCAACAAGACGAATTCGATGCCATGGCAGCATTGATGGACGAACTGGAGCTGCTATGA